Within the Gracilinema caldarium DSM 7334 genome, the region CTTTTGCGGGAATTCTGAGATATGCCATCAGCCATCCGAATGCACTGGCAGCTGCAATAAGAGACATAACCATAGCAAGCGTTTTAAGAGAGTTGTACAGTATTTGTGGAAACGCTTTAAGAGGTATTTCTCGGTATACAAAAAAGGTTATAATAAAGGCATATACAACGGCTACCGCTGCAGATTCAGTCGCAGTAAAAACACCTGAGATGACCCCACCGATAATGATAACTGCCGTCATTAAGCCAAGCACAGCGTCTTTGGTAATCTGCAGGGATTCTTTAAGGGTGTATTTCTTCTCTTTTGGGTAGTTTCGCTTAATAGCAAAAACATAGCTTACCACCATAAGACCGATCCCCAGTAGTACTCCTGGTATAAAACCACCTAAGAAAAGTCGGCCAACTGAAACACCGCCTGCGGCAAGGGAATAAATGATCATATTATGGCTTGGCGGAATAATGACTCCTTGACATGCACTGGTAACCGTAATACCCACAGAAAAATCATCATCATAGCCCTTTTCTTTCATCATGGGGATGAGAATGGTACCGATAGAAGAGACATCGGCTACTGCAGAGCCAGAAATACCACCGAAGAACATACTAGCAAGACAGTTCACCTGAGCAAGTCCTCCCCGAATGCGGCCGACAAGCAGGTTGGAAAAGAGAATAAGCCGCCGGGAGATACCCCCTTGGCCCATCATTTCACCGGCAATAATGAAAAAGGGAATTGCCAGCAAACTGAAGGACCGTACACCCTGCACCATCTGTTGGACCACTGCCATCAATGGGATTTTCAGATACAAAGCAGTTACGATAGATGAAAAGATGAGGGAAAAAGTAATGGGGAGTCGTATAATCATGAGAAAGATAAAAAGCCCTAATAGAAGTAGTGTTGCAATGTTTATGTCAGCCATTAGATCCTCCCTTAAGTATGTTTATAAAGGGCTCTTTCCCAGACAACATCGTATCTACCCTTGCATCATTGGTATCTACATTGAACAAATCCATCAGTGATTCATAAATCATAATGATGGAACTAATGGGGAGTATTGCATAGAGTAAGCCCGCAGGAAGTTTAGTGGCTGGCATGATTGAGGTAAGAGTAAATTGAACCAGCTTCCACCCATCAATCAACATAGTAAGGGCAATAACAAAAATGATGATATTCTTTATTTTTTGCAGTATGACCTGAAGTAGTGGAGTAACCAGCTTTTTCGGTAACACTGAGATATTGATATGTAAATCTTGTTTTACACCAATACTCATTGCGATAAAAATAAACCATACCGCAAACAGCAGCGCAAGTTCTTCTGACCACATAAGTCCGCTATTAAAGACATATCGGAGAATCACATTGGTAAAGATTATAAGAACCATGGCAATCATGAGAACTTGAGCAATATATACTAAGGCTACATGAATTAAGTTAAAAAACCTAATGAGCTTTTTTAACATTGAAACACCCCACAAGCTTAATACGTACTGCCACCCAGCTTACAGTACTTACAGTATTAGTTTGCTGTATATCCTGAGTGGCAGTATCAAAAAATGGTGCTACTGACAGATAGCGTTTATTTCACCTCTTGTATTCGTTTAATTAAGGCCTGAACATTTTCAGGCTGTTTTGCGTAGAGGACTTTCATCCGTTGTTGCCACGGCGTTTTGTCGGTTATTTCTATTATTACACTTCCAGCAGCCCGAACCTTTGCTTCAGAGGTTTTCTCCCGTTCTTTCCAAAGCTGACGCTGATAGGGTATAGCATCGAGGGCGGCCTGTTTGATTATTTCCTGATCTGCTTTGGATAGTTTTTGCATGGAAATCTTAGAAGCAATAATGATTTCTGGAACCCGGGTGTGTTCATCAAGCGTATAGTATTTGGCTACTTCATAGTGGCTGGTCGATTCATAACTGGGCCAGTTATTTTCAGCACCGTCTATAACGCCCGTCTGCAAACCGGAATATACTTCACCATAGGGCATAGGGGTTGCAACAGCACCAAGAGCCTGAACAAGACCGACCATGAGTTCGCTCTCTTGAACACGGATTTTTAACCCTGCCAGATCTTCTGGTTTATAAACAGGCCGTTTAGAATTATAAAAGTTGCGGGCCCCTGGTTCAAACCAACCAATACCGATAAAACCAGACGGTTCAAGAGAAGCAAGCAGTTCCTTTCCAATCGGTCCAAGCAGTACATTCCACATATGCTCCTCAGAACGGTACAAATACGGCATTTGAAGTGCGTTAAATACGGGCACAAAGGAAGCAAGGGGTGATACACTTACTCGGGTAAAATCAATAGCACCAAATTGAACCTGCTCAATGACAGCTTTTTCCTGACCCAGTTGGGAACTGGGATACACTTCGATAATGATTCTGCCATTGGTACGTTCCTTTACTAATTCTGCAAATTTCATATCTCCCTTTGTTGTGGGATAATCTGCTGGATGAGTCTCGGCAAGGCGAAGCACCAAGGGCTTAACCTCTTGTACAACTGTTTTCTGGTCCTGAGAACCGCTTGCAAAGGTCATAGATGTAACCAGAGCAAAGCCAGCAAGGATTAAAAACCATTTCTTCATACCAACCTCCTAAAACCTTTATTGCTTCCACAAAGTTTTCTATGTGGATCTACAATAATCATATAATGTCTTTTCTGAGATGGTTTACTAATTTTTTGCTAATTTTTGTACTTTTTTGCGATTCATAGGATAAAAGCTTATCGGTTTTTAAAATAGTATTATTGGTTATCATATTGTTTTAAAAAATCTTGAGGATTCACCCCGGTTACTTTTTTAAAAACTCGGGAAAAATATCCCTGATCTTTAAAGCCGAGTAATCGACATATTTCCTTAATTGTGTAACGGTTTTCGCATAATAATTGTTTTGCTGCCTCTATCTTCAATTTTGTATAAACCTGAATATAAGATTCTCCCTGATGTATTTTAAATAAATGGCTGATATGATAGGGTGATAGCCCAACTATCTGAGCAGCTTCTGCTAATGTAATGTTCTGTGCCAGATGTTCCTGGAGATATTCAATAATTTTTGCGATCTTTCCTTTAGCGTTATCAAGAGCCATATCTGTATCTGCATTGATGATCAATACTGGATGCTGATGGTTCACCAGAGATATATAGTGTTTCATCGTTTTAAAAACCGTCGTTAGGTCTCTATAGTTCCACTCTGTGGCGGTCACCAACATTTGTATACCCAGTTCTATCTGAATATGATGTATTATTTGAGTAAATGCATGCAGCAACTGCACATAAGTCCATTGGCTGGATAAAAACAGGATGGAATAAAAAATATTATCATTACATAGTTGCCCTGTAATAGTGGTACCCAAATGTACTTCCAAAGCATTTTTTATAATGATTCTAGCCTTTTGCAATTCATTATCTTTTATAGTTCTATGGTTAGTAGAA harbors:
- a CDS encoding TRAP transporter large permease encodes the protein MADINIATLLLLGLFIFLMIIRLPITFSLIFSSIVTALYLKIPLMAVVQQMVQGVRSFSLLAIPFFIIAGEMMGQGGISRRLILFSNLLVGRIRGGLAQVNCLASMFFGGISGSAVADVSSIGTILIPMMKEKGYDDDFSVGITVTSACQGVIIPPSHNMIIYSLAAGGVSVGRLFLGGFIPGVLLGIGLMVVSYVFAIKRNYPKEKKYTLKESLQITKDAVLGLMTAVIIIGGVISGVFTATESAAVAVVYAFIITFFVYREIPLKAFPQILYNSLKTLAMVMSLIAAASAFGWLMAYLRIPAKATEALLSITHNKILLLLLINILLLLLGMIMDMAPLILITTPILYPVVVNSLGMSPVHFGIMLILNLAIGLTTPPVGSALFVGCAVGKIRIEQVVKTMLPMWLVMFTVLMLITFIPELTLWIPDLLMPQK
- a CDS encoding TRAP transporter small permease, whose protein sequence is MLKKLIRFFNLIHVALVYIAQVLMIAMVLIIFTNVILRYVFNSGLMWSEELALLFAVWFIFIAMSIGVKQDLHINISVLPKKLVTPLLQVILQKIKNIIIFVIALTMLIDGWKLVQFTLTSIMPATKLPAGLLYAILPISSIIMIYESLMDLFNVDTNDARVDTMLSGKEPFINILKGGSNG
- a CDS encoding TRAP transporter substrate-binding protein encodes the protein MKKWFLILAGFALVTSMTFASGSQDQKTVVQEVKPLVLRLAETHPADYPTTKGDMKFAELVKERTNGRIIIEVYPSSQLGQEKAVIEQVQFGAIDFTRVSVSPLASFVPVFNALQMPYLYRSEEHMWNVLLGPIGKELLASLEPSGFIGIGWFEPGARNFYNSKRPVYKPEDLAGLKIRVQESELMVGLVQALGAVATPMPYGEVYSGLQTGVIDGAENNWPSYESTSHYEVAKYYTLDEHTRVPEIIIASKISMQKLSKADQEIIKQAALDAIPYQRQLWKEREKTSEAKVRAAGSVIIEITDKTPWQQRMKVLYAKQPENVQALIKRIQEVK
- a CDS encoding response regulator transcription factor, whose product is MNTIRILIADDEALERRALHKIIQEMSIPSIQIYEAENGREVLERVQQVKIDIVLLDIKMPGLDGISVAKEIQIISQTTAIIFITAFSEFDYAREAIRIGVKEYLVKPVSQEKVQETLETVLHSIQSKQKEQDTSTLVEQLLYKELETAIGRESIINEQVETFIALRGIRFVQSCCIAIKLEMNHSTNHRTIKDNELQKARIIIKNALEVHLGTTITGQLCNDNIFYSILFLSSQWTYVQLLHAFTQIIHHIQIELGIQMLVTATEWNYRDLTTVFKTMKHYISLVNHQHPVLIINADTDMALDNAKGKIAKIIEYLQEHLAQNITLAEAAQIVGLSPYHISHLFKIHQGESYIQVYTKLKIEAAKQLLCENRYTIKEICRLLGFKDQGYFSRVFKKVTGVNPQDFLKQYDNQ